Part of the Ailuropoda melanoleuca isolate Jingjing unplaced genomic scaffold, ASM200744v2 unplaced-scaffold2640, whole genome shotgun sequence genome is shown below.
CCCGTCTGTAGCTCTCTCCAGGCAGACTTGGATGGTGCCTTGTCTGTGAGGGCCCCTCCTTTCCCCTGAGACCCAGGTCCAGCCTCAGGAGagcagtggtggggagaggcaaaagAGCTAGATTCGAGGGGGTTTGGGGGACACACTAACATGGTTGGAACTGGGGTGGGATAGATAGGGGAGGAAATCAAGCTCAAAGATACAAAGTTTGCTCAAGGGACAGTGGAATCCTAGATATCAGCTGGGCTGGTGAGATCAAGGCCTTCCAAACTGGATTGGACACAGAAAATGTTCCCTAGGCTGTCCCTCAAACCTTATTCAGCCTTTCTTCATGCTCTGAATTCTGAGGTGCCATGAAGTGGAGatgggccccaccccagggcgGGGTGTATGCTGTGCCCACTGCTGGGTGTCCTGCTCATTCAACTTCATCTCCAGGCTGCCAAGCGTGAGGCGTCGCCCCAGGCTCCTATCGTCCCCccaagtcccccacccccacccctgcagtggCCCCATGGGCTTTCCCCCATCCTCTCAGGCCTGCTGGATGTGTATGGATTTGAGTCCTTTCCCGACAACAGCCTGGAACAGCTGTGCATCAACTACGCCAACGAGAAGCTGCAGCAGCACTTTGTGGCTCACTACCTGAGGGCTCAGCAGGTGAGCGTGGGATGCTCCTTCCAACATCTTACCAGGAGCCTTTAGTGCCCTCTTTGATGCCGTTCTGGAATATGCTGTGGTATTGAGGCCAGCCGTGGATGAGCCATCTGGGCCTCAGATCACAGTTGCCTTCTTCTGCCACCCAACCCCCACCTTTGTCCCCTAGGAGGAATATGCAGTCGAGGGCCTGGAGTGGTCATTTGTCACTTACCAGGACAACCAGACCTGCTTGGATCTCATTGAGGGGAGCCCCATCAGCATCTGCTCCCTCATAAATGAGGTGGGTCAGCTAGTATGCTCAGCACCAGACTCGGGCCTTTCTGGGGCCTAGAGACTATACTGTATCTCCCCtgtgcctctgtcttcccatctGCCAAATAGGCTTGCTCATCCCTGTGTTCCTTGCCTCTCAGGGTCACTGTGATGCCTGTGTGACAGTTCTGTCAGGGGGCGGCCACAGGGCGTGGGGACTGTCTCGTGTTTGTGGCTGACTGCCCATCCCATCCCACACAGGAATGCCGCCTTAATCGGCCAAGCAGTGCAGCCCAGCTCCAGACACGCATCGAGAGTGCGCTGGCGGGCAGCCCCTGCCTGGGCCACAACAAGCTCAGCCGGGAGCCCAGCTTCATCGTGGTGCATTACGCAGGGCCCGTGCAGTACCACACCGCAGGCCTGGTGGAGAAGAACGAGGTGGGGGCTGGGCCATGGCCTGTGGGGGCCTGCGTGAAATGAGGTGTTGAGTCATTGCTGCACTTACATGGAAGCTTCC
Proteins encoded:
- the LOC100483199 gene encoding unconventional myosin-XIX; protein product: MPLGLRLFDWLVSVINSSVCADPDSWTTFIGLLDVYGFESFPDNSLEQLCINYANEKLQQHFVAHYLRAQQEEYAVEGLEWSFVTYQDNQTCLDLIEGSPISICSLINEECRLNRPSSAAQLQTRIESALAGSPCLGHNKLSREPSFIVVHYAGPVQYHTAGLVEKNEDPVPPELTSLLQQSQDPLLKVMFPADPEEKAQEEPSGQSRTPVLTVVSKFKVGLGVLI